Proteins found in one Enterococcus sp. 9D6_DIV0238 genomic segment:
- a CDS encoding L-lactate dehydrogenase → MTAAAGNKDHQKVILVGDGAVGSSYAFALVTQNIAQEVGIIDIDTKKTEGDAADLSHALAFTSPKKIYAATYDDCHDADLVVLTAGAAQKPGETRIDLVHKNLKINKQIVTSIVDSGFSGIFLVAANPVDILTYSTWKFSGFPKERVIGSGTSLDSARFRQAIAELVDVDARNVHAYILGEHGDTEFPVWSHANVAGLQIYEWVKNNPDTDEEAMVNLFFNVRDAAYSIIEKKGATFYGIAAALARITKAILDDEDSVFPLSVYLDGEYGQNDIYIGAPAVINRQGIKQVIEIPLTDSEMDRMNASANALKDVIKSAFEKFEAENN, encoded by the coding sequence ATGACTGCAGCAGCAGGAAATAAAGATCATCAAAAAGTAATTTTAGTTGGAGATGGCGCTGTCGGATCTAGTTACGCATTTGCCTTAGTCACACAAAACATTGCACAAGAAGTTGGAATTATAGATATAGATACAAAGAAAACTGAAGGAGATGCTGCTGATTTATCTCACGCCTTGGCATTTACTTCTCCTAAGAAAATTTATGCTGCTACTTATGACGATTGTCATGACGCTGACCTTGTTGTATTAACTGCAGGTGCTGCTCAAAAACCTGGCGAAACAAGAATCGATCTAGTCCACAAAAACTTAAAAATCAATAAACAAATCGTGACATCGATCGTTGATTCTGGTTTTAGCGGAATTTTCTTAGTTGCCGCAAACCCAGTTGATATTTTAACTTATTCTACATGGAAATTCTCAGGATTTCCAAAAGAACGCGTTATTGGTTCTGGAACCTCTTTAGACTCTGCACGTTTCCGTCAAGCAATCGCAGAATTAGTCGATGTTGATGCCCGTAACGTCCATGCTTACATTTTAGGAGAACACGGAGATACTGAATTTCCGGTTTGGTCTCATGCGAATGTCGCTGGTCTACAAATTTATGAATGGGTCAAAAATAATCCTGATACGGATGAAGAAGCTATGGTCAACTTATTCTTCAATGTACGGGACGCTGCTTATTCGATCATCGAGAAAAAAGGCGCAACATTCTACGGGATCGCTGCTGCTTTAGCTCGTATCACAAAAGCGATCTTAGATGATGAAGATTCTGTTTTCCCACTTTCTGTTTACTTAGATGGTGAATATGGACAAAACGATATTTATATCGGTGCACCAGCAGTCATCAACCGCCAAGGAATCAAGCAAGTCATTGAAATCCCATTGACAGATTCTGAAATGGATCGGATGAACGCTTCCGCAAATGCATTAAAAGACGTGATCAAATCTGCATTTGAAAAATTCGAAGCTGAAAATAATTAA
- the pth gene encoding aminoacyl-tRNA hydrolase → MKMIVGLGNPGSKYQETKHNIGFITIDEIAHRYNATFNKSQFEADIAQFFIGTEKIMLVKPLTFMNESGRSVGPLMTYYGVADEELIVIYDDLDLAVGKIRLREKGGAGGHNGIKSLIAHLGTNVFPRIKVGIGRPLGNTPVVHHVLSGFPKEQHEEILLAVKTAADAAIYASEGHTFVDTMNHFNGK, encoded by the coding sequence ATGAAAATGATCGTTGGGTTAGGTAATCCAGGAAGTAAGTATCAAGAAACAAAACATAATATTGGCTTTATAACGATAGATGAAATTGCACATCGTTACAATGCAACTTTTAATAAAAGCCAGTTTGAAGCAGATATTGCGCAGTTTTTTATCGGCACGGAGAAAATCATGCTGGTCAAACCTCTGACCTTCATGAATGAATCAGGTCGTTCAGTAGGTCCGTTGATGACTTATTACGGCGTGGCTGATGAAGAGCTGATCGTTATTTATGATGATTTAGATTTAGCAGTCGGCAAAATTCGATTGCGCGAAAAAGGCGGGGCCGGTGGGCATAATGGAATAAAAAGTTTGATTGCTCATCTAGGGACAAATGTGTTTCCAAGAATCAAGGTAGGGATCGGTCGCCCGCTTGGAAATACTCCGGTCGTACATCATGTGTTGAGCGGCTTTCCTAAAGAGCAGCACGAAGAGATTTTATTAGCTGTGAAAACTGCAGCGGATGCAGCGATCTATGCCAGCGAAGGGCATACATTTGTTGATACAATGAATCATTTTAACGGCAAATAA